One genomic region from Longimicrobium sp. encodes:
- the atpE gene encoding ATP synthase F0 subunit C produces the protein MMMMQAAADTANALSGGLLGAPIGAGLAVIGAGIGIGLIGSRAMEGMARQPEIAGTIQTGALILAAFVEGAALFAIVVAFVVQTGVFAALAR, from the coding sequence ATGATGATGATGCAAGCGGCGGCCGACACCGCCAACGCGCTCAGCGGCGGCCTTCTCGGCGCCCCCATCGGCGCCGGCCTCGCGGTCATCGGTGCCGGCATCGGCATCGGCCTCATCGGCTCCCGCGCGATGGAGGGCATGGCCCGCCAGCCCGAGATCGCCGGCACCATCCAGACCGGCGCGCTGATCCTTGCCGCCTTCGTGGAAGGCGCGGCGCTGTTCGCGATCGTGGTGGCGTTCGTGGTGCAGACCGGCGTCTTCGCCGCGCTCGCCCGCTGA
- the atpF gene encoding F0F1 ATP synthase subunit B translates to MRRSSIALSALLLLGSAAPLVAQEHEEAPGLLSPNPGLIIWTIVVFVVVLVILSRFAFPKILGAVAAREENLRELAAAAERDRAEAAAMMEENRRILEETRTRVQEAVNEGRTSAERIRAEMLAETRREQEALLERARQDIASERESALQAVRREAVDVSMRAAERLVRRNLDGEDNRRLVREYLGQVATQPAVGAGA, encoded by the coding sequence ATGCGCCGCTCCAGCATCGCTCTCTCGGCCCTGCTCCTCCTCGGCTCCGCCGCGCCCCTCGTGGCGCAGGAGCACGAGGAGGCGCCCGGCCTGCTGTCGCCGAATCCGGGGCTCATCATCTGGACGATCGTGGTCTTCGTCGTCGTCCTGGTGATCCTCTCCCGCTTCGCTTTCCCCAAGATCCTGGGCGCCGTGGCGGCCCGCGAGGAGAACCTCCGCGAGCTGGCCGCCGCCGCCGAGCGCGACCGCGCCGAGGCCGCCGCCATGATGGAGGAGAACCGGCGCATCCTGGAGGAGACCCGCACGCGCGTGCAGGAGGCGGTGAACGAAGGCCGCACCAGCGCCGAGCGCATCCGCGCCGAGATGCTGGCCGAGACGCGCCGCGAGCAGGAAGCCCTGCTGGAGCGCGCCCGCCAGGACATCGCCTCGGAGCGCGAGAGCGCGCTGCAGGCCGTGCGCCGCGAGGCCGTGGACGTCTCCATGCGCGCCGCCGAGCGCCTGGTGCGCCGCAACCTGGACGGCGAGGACAACCGCCGCCTGGTGCGCGAGTACCTGGGGCAGGTCGCCACGCAGCCGGCCGTCGGCGCGGGAGCCTGA
- the atpH gene encoding ATP synthase F1 subunit delta, with product MRSEVIARNYADTLLTLAQRNGGANTAVEFQTAADELASLLNTEPRIRAFLSAPAISMDAKKAALRGALGGRVPELFLRFVLVVVDKRRDNLLREIALAYRERVDEMMGRLRVDVTISHAPDAALQEEIRASLQTRFGREVIPTFHVEPELLGGMVIKVGDQILDGSVRSQAAGLRRRLMDAYLPAGT from the coding sequence GTGCGCTCCGAGGTCATCGCGCGCAACTACGCGGACACGCTCCTTACCCTGGCGCAGCGCAACGGCGGCGCCAACACGGCCGTCGAGTTCCAGACCGCCGCGGACGAGCTGGCCAGCCTGCTGAACACGGAGCCGCGCATCCGCGCCTTCCTCTCGGCGCCGGCCATCTCCATGGACGCCAAGAAGGCGGCGCTCCGCGGCGCGCTGGGCGGGCGCGTCCCCGAGCTCTTTCTGCGCTTCGTGCTGGTGGTGGTGGACAAGCGCCGCGACAACCTCCTTCGCGAGATCGCCCTGGCGTACCGCGAGCGGGTGGACGAGATGATGGGGCGCCTGCGGGTGGACGTCACCATCTCGCACGCGCCGGACGCCGCGCTCCAGGAGGAGATCCGCGCGTCGCTGCAGACGCGCTTCGGGCGCGAGGTGATCCCCACCTTCCACGTGGAGCCCGAGCTGCTGGGCGGGATGGTGATCAAGGTGGGCGACCAGATCCTGGACGGCTCGGTTCGCAGCCAGGCGGCCGGGCTGCGCCGCAGGCTGATGGACGCGTACCTCCCGGCCGGCACGTGA